One Cryptomeria japonica chromosome 9, Sugi_1.0, whole genome shotgun sequence genomic window carries:
- the LOC131031951 gene encoding large ribosomal subunit protein uL6, with amino-acid sequence MKTIIASETMDIPEGVKVEIKAKMIRVSGRRGTLTRNFKHLNLDFQLTEKGRKLKVDAWFGSRKTMAAIRTALSHVQNLITGVTKGYSYKMRFVYAHFPINASIGNNSTNIEIRNFLGEKKVRKVDLLEGVTITRSEKVKDELVLEGNDIELVSRSAALINQKCHVKNKDIRKFLDGIYVSEKGNIALE; translated from the exons ATGAAGACAATCATCGCGTCAGAAACAATGGACATCCCAGAGGGAGTAAAAGTTGAAATAAAGGCCAAGATGATCAGAGTTTCAGGCCGCCGGGGCACACTTACCAGAAATTTTAAGCACTTGAATCTTGATTTTCAGCTCACTGAAAAGGGCAGGAAATTGAAGGTGGATGCCTGGTTTGGATCCAGGAAAACAATGGCAGCTATCAGGACTGCACTGAGCCATGTCCAGAATCTAATCACTGGTGTCACCAAGGGATACAGTTACAAGATGAGGTTTGTGTATGCTCACTTTCCCATTAACGCCAGCATCGGAAACAACAGCACCAACATTGAGATCAGGAATTTTTTGGGAGAGAAAAAG GTGAGGAAGGTCGATCTCTTAGAGGGTGTTACTATTACCAGGTCagaaaaggtcaaggatgaattgGTTTTGGAGGGAAATGATATTGAGTTGGTGTCAAGATCTGCTGCTTTGATAAATCAG AAATGCCATGTGAAGAACAAGGATATTAGGAAGTTTCTGGATGGTATTTATGTGAGTGAGAAAGGCAACATTGCTTTAGAGTGA